One segment of Nostoc flagelliforme CCNUN1 DNA contains the following:
- a CDS encoding aminoglycoside N(3)-acetyltransferase, whose translation MSESKVILKTPSPRTRQSLAKDLLDAGLTPGMNVIVHSSLSSLGWVCGGAVAVIQALMDVITPAGTLVMPTHSGDLSDPSMWQAPAVPADWWSIIYETMPAFDPKVTPTKGMGKIVEAFRTWQGVVRSSHPTASFAAWGKHAEEIIFDHALDNSLGESSPLARLYELNGWVLLLGVGYDRCTSFHLAEYRVDRTQQVSKGAPVLEAGVRVWKYYSDIEFDNDCFVEIGETLEQTGHVKVSTVGSAQTKLFPIRNAVDFAVNWLTIHTR comes from the coding sequence ATGAGTGAATCAAAAGTAATTTTAAAAACACCATCACCTCGGACTCGCCAAAGTTTAGCTAAGGACTTGTTAGACGCAGGCCTAACTCCAGGTATGAATGTGATAGTACACTCTTCCCTCAGTTCGCTGGGATGGGTTTGTGGCGGTGCAGTCGCAGTAATTCAAGCACTGATGGATGTGATTACGCCAGCAGGAACTCTGGTAATGCCTACTCATTCTGGTGATTTGTCTGACCCTTCTATGTGGCAAGCACCAGCTGTCCCTGCTGACTGGTGGTCAATTATATATGAAACCATGCCAGCTTTTGATCCAAAGGTTACCCCTACAAAAGGTATGGGCAAGATTGTTGAAGCTTTCCGAACTTGGCAAGGCGTAGTGCGGAGTTCTCATCCGACGGCTTCCTTTGCTGCTTGGGGAAAGCACGCCGAAGAGATTATCTTTGATCATGCCTTAGACAACTCTCTTGGAGAAAGTTCACCACTAGCTCGTCTTTATGAATTGAACGGTTGGGTACTATTATTAGGAGTTGGATACGATCGCTGCACCAGTTTTCATCTAGCTGAATATCGGGTTGATCGAACACAGCAAGTTAGCAAAGGTGCGCCAGTTCTAGAAGCGGGAGTGCGAGTTTGGAAATATTACTCAGATATTGAATTTGACAATGACTGTTTTGTTGAAATAGGTGAAACTTTGGAACAAACTGGTCATGTCAAAGTTTCAACAGTTGGTTCTGCACAAACCAAGCTATTTCCGATCAGAAATGCTGTTGATTTTGCAGTTAATTGGTTGACAATTCATACCAGATAG
- the rcbX gene encoding RuBisCO chaperone RbcX, giving the protein MNLKQIAKDTAKTLQSYLTYQALRTVLAQLGETNPPLELWLHNFSAGKIQNGESYIEQLLREKPDLALRIMTVREHIAEEIIEFLPEMVTTGIQQANMEQRRQHLERITRIDTSNPSLQPEQQATSDPNLDNLSN; this is encoded by the coding sequence ATGAATCTTAAGCAAATTGCGAAGGACACAGCCAAGACTCTCCAAAGCTACCTGACTTATCAGGCTCTAAGGACAGTATTGGCACAGCTAGGCGAAACAAATCCTCCATTAGAACTTTGGCTGCATAACTTTTCTGCTGGCAAAATTCAGAATGGTGAATCATACATTGAGCAACTGTTGCGAGAAAAACCAGATTTGGCTTTGCGAATCATGACTGTCAGAGAACACATTGCGGAAGAAATCATCGAATTTTTACCGGAAATGGTTACCACTGGCATTCAGCAAGCCAACATGGAACAGCGTCGCCAGCATTTAGAACGCATCACACGAATAGACACATCTAACCCCAGTCTGCAACCAGAACAGCAAGCAACTTCAGATCCGAATTTAGATAACTTATCTAATTAG
- a CDS encoding type II toxin-antitoxin system VapC family toxin gives MRQLLDTHIFIWFVMGDPRISITLRSQIENNENLLSIASVWEMAIKHSIGKLNFGLAFNEFIEQQIIRNGIELLPITIDHITVVATLPLHHRDPFDRILIAQSVVENIPLLSADKIFDLYPIRRVW, from the coding sequence ATGAGGCAGCTACTGGACACTCATATTTTTATTTGGTTTGTGATGGGTGATCCAAGAATCAGCATTACTTTGCGATCGCAAATTGAAAATAATGAGAATCTACTGAGTATTGCTAGTGTTTGGGAAATGGCAATCAAGCACAGCATTGGTAAACTCAACTTTGGTCTGGCTTTTAACGAGTTTATCGAACAGCAAATAATTAGGAATGGTATTGAATTACTACCAATCACCATAGATCATATTACTGTTGTTGCTACACTACCTTTACATCACCGTGACCCATTTGACCGAATTTTAATTGCACAATCGGTAGTGGAAAATATACCTTTACTGAGTGCCGATAAAATTTTTGATCTATATCCAATAAGACGTGTATGGTAA
- a CDS encoding ribulose bisphosphate carboxylase small subunit, with protein sequence MGYYIAPRFLDKLAVHITKNFLKLPGVRVPVILGIHGRKGEGKTFQCQLVFEKMGIEVTNISGGELESPDAGDPARLIRLRYRETAELIKVRGKMCVLMINDLDAGAGRFDEGTQYTVNTQLVNATLMNIADNPTDVQLPGSYDSTPLHRVPIIVTGNDFSTLYAPLIRDGRMEKFYWEPNRDDKVGIVKGIFEADGLSQKEVEQLVDTFVNQSIDFFSALRSRIYDEQIRNYIHQVGFERVSLSIVNSVEGPPEFKKPDFRLSHLIESGNFLVGEQKRVENSHLVDDYNRLNRGRNSQSTQPAAVTPINQPSSNGATQEAKTNGFQKQEASSTHLSLDTQAQIRQLLSQGYKISIEHVDERRFRTGAWQTCVHSHIDAESDAISNLESTLTEYSGEYVRLVGIDPKAKRRVVETIIQRPNGKN encoded by the coding sequence ATGGGTTACTACATCGCTCCCCGCTTTCTGGACAAACTGGCTGTCCACATTACCAAAAACTTCTTGAAGCTTCCTGGCGTGCGAGTCCCGGTGATTTTGGGTATTCACGGACGCAAGGGAGAAGGCAAAACATTTCAATGTCAATTAGTCTTCGAGAAAATGGGTATCGAAGTGACTAACATATCTGGCGGCGAATTGGAAAGTCCAGATGCAGGAGATCCAGCGCGGTTGATTCGGCTGCGGTATCGGGAAACAGCAGAACTAATCAAAGTACGCGGCAAAATGTGTGTACTGATGATTAACGATTTAGATGCAGGTGCTGGACGCTTTGATGAAGGCACTCAATATACTGTAAATACGCAATTGGTGAATGCCACGCTGATGAATATTGCTGATAATCCCACAGATGTGCAGTTGCCTGGAAGCTATGATTCCACGCCTTTACATCGTGTACCAATTATTGTCACAGGTAATGATTTTTCCACTCTCTATGCGCCGTTAATTCGGGATGGACGGATGGAGAAATTCTACTGGGAACCAAATCGAGACGACAAGGTGGGGATTGTCAAAGGGATTTTTGAAGCGGATGGATTGTCACAGAAGGAAGTTGAACAGCTAGTTGATACATTTGTCAATCAGTCCATTGACTTTTTTAGTGCTTTGCGATCGCGTATTTATGATGAACAAATCCGCAACTACATCCATCAAGTAGGTTTTGAGCGGGTATCCTTGAGTATCGTTAACAGCGTTGAAGGGCCACCAGAATTTAAAAAGCCAGATTTCAGGCTGTCTCACTTAATCGAGTCTGGTAACTTCCTCGTTGGTGAACAAAAACGGGTGGAAAATTCCCATTTGGTTGATGATTACAACCGACTCAATCGAGGTAGAAATTCTCAATCTACACAACCTGCTGCTGTAACACCAATTAATCAGCCGTCAAGCAATGGTGCAACTCAAGAAGCAAAAACTAATGGATTCCAGAAGCAGGAAGCATCGAGTACCCATTTGAGCTTGGATACACAAGCTCAAATTAGGCAATTATTGTCTCAAGGTTACAAAATTAGCATTGAACACGTCGATGAGCGCCGCTTCCGCACAGGTGCTTGGCAAACTTGTGTTCATAGCCACATCGATGCCGAGTCTGATGCAATCTCAAATTTGGAATCAACTCTCACAGAATATAGCGGTGAGTATGTGCGCTTGGTAGGTATTGATCCAAAAGCCAAGCGGCGGGTGGTGGAGACGATTATTCAGCGTCCGAATGGGAAAAATTAA
- a CDS encoding DUF4288 domain-containing protein encodes MKTESADKAESFYIAIILYKSSSDKPDYQPLYQESFVLIKAASLEKAKAKALNHGKNETVSYTNEKGETITWSLQQVVDVNSVLYDDFDSSEDIVDLYARHFRNYEAYQSFEPLLSQEQFGE; translated from the coding sequence ATGAAAACTGAAAGTGCAGATAAAGCAGAATCCTTCTATATTGCTATAATTCTCTACAAATCATCTTCAGATAAACCTGATTATCAACCTTTGTACCAAGAAAGCTTTGTTTTGATTAAAGCCGCTTCTTTAGAAAAAGCAAAAGCAAAGGCTTTGAATCATGGTAAAAATGAAACCGTCAGCTATACCAATGAGAAAGGAGAAACTATTACTTGGTCTTTGCAACAAGTGGTAGACGTGAATTCAGTTTTGTACGATGACTTTGATTCATCTGAGGATATTGTTGATTTATATGCTCGACATTTTCGTAACTATGAGGCTTACCAATCATTTGAGCCGTTATTATCTCAAGAGCAATTTGGAGAATAG
- a CDS encoding cation:proton antiporter domain-containing protein codes for MALNSLTDSPIVAFTILLTVIFTVPPIFERLRLPGLVGLLVAGILLGQNGLKLLNPESETINLLSEIGKLYLMFVAGLEIDLEQFRKTRNRSIGFGVLTFLVPMIAGIATGRLFNFGWNASFLIGSLLASHTLLAYPIVSRLGVVTNEAVTVTIGATIFTDTGALLVLAICVGIHGGEFSAMSLAILLGGLAIYTVVVLFGFDWAGKEFFRRSGDEQSNQFLFILLALFLASVGAQVIGVEKIVGAFLAGLAVNDVLGRSPVREKIEFIGSVLFIPCFFVDMGLLINIPAFIKTLSSIWLTLVIVVALIGSKFIAAFLAKLLYRYNTAELLTMWSLSLPQVAATLAATLVAYQTKNLAGERLISEAVLNSVIVLMLVTAIMGPIITARFAPSLQLSQTDFETDSLTTWWQDNEDEQVEKNQYPFTVLVPIYNPQTQRYLIEMAALLASHESGRIVPLAITKAHIQMDDPQLVTALNQSRERLNLAKEISQEFEVEVSPSIRIDDDAALGISRTSREQNASLVVMGWSQTTGLRARLFGSVIDSVFWSSHCPVAVTRLLSSPKTIQRILVPVGDLTRQTIGALRFAQILADVNQAEVVLLHVSDRKTPPNRVENFVSQLSDITSKGQLQVNTNIQTIKGDDIARTIIREAEAFDLAVLRSVRYRTAGGLAVSEVTTQLIRELKCSIVLLGEPHS; via the coding sequence ATGGCACTGAACTCGCTAACAGACAGTCCTATCGTTGCATTTACAATTCTCCTAACAGTAATCTTTACTGTACCTCCTATATTTGAGCGATTAAGGCTACCTGGATTAGTGGGGTTGTTGGTTGCAGGTATATTACTAGGGCAAAATGGACTAAAGTTATTAAACCCTGAGTCTGAAACTATCAATCTGCTCTCGGAGATCGGCAAACTTTATTTGATGTTTGTGGCAGGTTTAGAAATTGACTTAGAGCAGTTTCGTAAAACTAGAAATCGCTCAATCGGGTTTGGAGTTTTAACATTTTTAGTTCCAATGATTGCTGGCATTGCGACAGGAAGATTATTCAATTTTGGTTGGAATGCCTCCTTCCTAATTGGTTCTTTACTGGCTTCTCATACCCTTCTGGCATATCCAATTGTGAGTCGTCTGGGAGTGGTAACGAATGAAGCTGTAACTGTCACGATTGGTGCGACAATTTTTACTGACACAGGTGCTTTGTTAGTATTAGCGATTTGTGTTGGAATTCATGGAGGAGAATTCTCCGCCATGAGTTTAGCGATTTTATTGGGTGGGTTAGCAATTTACACTGTTGTTGTCCTGTTTGGCTTTGACTGGGCAGGAAAAGAGTTTTTTCGCCGCTCTGGGGATGAACAAAGTAACCAGTTTTTGTTTATATTACTAGCATTATTTTTGGCATCTGTCGGAGCGCAGGTAATTGGAGTTGAAAAAATTGTTGGTGCTTTTTTAGCAGGTTTAGCTGTCAACGATGTTCTAGGGCGTAGCCCAGTCAGAGAAAAAATAGAGTTTATTGGTAGTGTTTTATTTATCCCTTGTTTCTTTGTGGACATGGGATTATTGATTAATATTCCTGCATTTATCAAAACCCTCAGTTCAATTTGGCTGACTCTGGTAATTGTAGTAGCTTTGATTGGCAGCAAATTTATAGCAGCATTCTTAGCGAAATTATTGTATCGCTACAACACGGCAGAATTGCTAACGATGTGGTCATTGTCACTACCACAGGTAGCAGCCACACTAGCAGCAACCTTAGTTGCTTATCAAACGAAAAATCTTGCTGGTGAGCGCTTAATCAGTGAAGCTGTTTTAAACAGTGTGATTGTCCTCATGCTGGTAACTGCAATTATGGGCCCCATAATAACAGCACGATTTGCTCCTTCACTACAGCTTTCTCAGACAGATTTTGAAACAGATAGTTTGACAACTTGGTGGCAAGATAATGAAGATGAGCAAGTAGAGAAAAATCAATATCCATTTACTGTACTAGTGCCAATATACAACCCTCAAACCCAGCGCTATTTAATCGAAATGGCAGCACTACTGGCTAGTCATGAATCTGGAAGGATTGTGCCATTGGCTATTACTAAAGCACATATTCAGATGGATGATCCGCAATTAGTGACAGCGCTCAATCAAAGCCGAGAAAGATTGAATTTAGCCAAAGAAATCAGTCAAGAATTTGAGGTGGAAGTATCACCATCAATTCGGATTGATGATGATGCAGCTTTGGGAATTAGCCGCACGAGTCGAGAACAAAATGCTAGTTTAGTAGTGATGGGTTGGTCGCAGACAACAGGTTTGCGTGCCCGGTTATTTGGTAGTGTAATTGATAGCGTTTTCTGGTCTTCTCACTGTCCAGTAGCAGTAACACGCCTTTTAAGTAGTCCTAAGACAATCCAAAGAATTCTTGTACCAGTTGGAGACTTAACGCGGCAAACTATCGGTGCTTTAAGGTTTGCCCAGATTTTAGCTGATGTTAATCAGGCAGAAGTTGTACTGTTACACGTATCCGATCGCAAAACACCGCCTAATCGGGTAGAAAACTTTGTATCTCAGTTGTCTGATATTACTTCTAAAGGCCAATTACAGGTGAATACGAATATCCAAACAATCAAGGGTGATGATATTGCTAGAACTATAATTCGGGAAGCTGAGGCATTTGATTTAGCGGTGTTACGTTCCGTTCGTTATCGCACAGCAGGTGGATTAGCCGTCAGTGAAGTGACAACGCAGTTAATTCGAGAATTGAAGTGTTCAATTGTGTTGTTAGGAGAGCCTCATTCGTAA
- a CDS encoding DUF423 domain-containing protein — MTQIFLSVAAILGGLSVAAGAFASHALREKISERSLEIFETGARYQMYHALALFLVALLISRTEFPQPTLVASGWLFIIGIAIFSGSLYALSLTGIKSLGAIAPLGGAAFLAGWGTLAFAAWTLKL; from the coding sequence ATGACGCAGATTTTTTTAAGCGTAGCTGCCATTTTAGGCGGTTTGTCAGTTGCTGCTGGTGCTTTTGCTTCCCATGCTTTGCGGGAAAAAATTAGTGAGCGATCGCTAGAAATTTTTGAAACTGGCGCTCGTTACCAAATGTATCATGCTCTAGCACTTTTTCTCGTAGCACTACTAATTAGTCGCACCGAATTTCCTCAACCCACTCTCGTAGCTAGTGGATGGCTGTTTATCATTGGCATTGCTATTTTCTCAGGTAGCTTGTACGCCCTTAGCTTAACCGGTATTAAATCTTTAGGAGCGATCGCACCACTAGGCGGCGCAGCCTTTCTTGCTGGTTGGGGTACTTTAGCTTTTGCTGCTTGGACTTTGAAGTTGTAA
- a CDS encoding ribulose bisphosphate carboxylase small subunit, protein MQTLPKERRYETLSYLPPLTDAQIAKQIQYILNQGYIPAIEFNETSEPTELYWTMWKLPLFGAKSTQEVLSEVQGCRSQFNTSYIRVVGFDNIKQCQVLSFLVHKPNKTNRY, encoded by the coding sequence ATGCAAACTTTACCAAAAGAGCGTCGTTACGAAACCCTTTCTTATCTGCCACCCCTGACTGACGCTCAAATTGCCAAGCAGATCCAGTACATTTTGAATCAAGGTTACATTCCAGCGATCGAGTTCAACGAAACTTCTGAGCCAACAGAATTATATTGGACAATGTGGAAGCTGCCTTTGTTCGGTGCTAAATCTACTCAAGAAGTATTGAGCGAAGTTCAAGGATGCCGTTCTCAATTCAACACCAGCTATATCCGTGTTGTGGGTTTTGACAACATCAAGCAGTGCCAAGTTCTCAGCTTTCTTGTTCACAAACCTAACAAAACTAACAGATACTAA
- a CDS encoding SGNH/GDSL hydrolase family protein encodes MFSLIGKPVEVNSFQGTQQQTIRVLFIGNSYTYVNDLPWLTQQLAESAKETRTLETEMVVVGGATLKSHWKGGKALKLLKAKRWDYVVLQEQSTLPITNPKEMYKYASLFDAEIKRVNSQTVFYLTWAKQNQPETQQILTDSYMTIAKELKAKVAPVGIAWQKVQKANPKLNLYSPDESHPSPIGSYIAACVFYTIFYQNTAVGLSRRIYSSQFSTPQEGNRLELESLSETDAEIIQNLVEYIVRKI; translated from the coding sequence TTGTTTAGCCTTATAGGGAAACCAGTTGAGGTAAATTCCTTCCAAGGAACTCAACAGCAGACAATCAGAGTTTTATTTATTGGCAACAGCTATACCTATGTCAATGACCTTCCTTGGTTGACACAACAGTTGGCTGAGTCGGCAAAAGAAACTAGAACGCTCGAAACTGAAATGGTTGTGGTCGGTGGAGCTACCCTCAAAAGCCACTGGAAAGGTGGTAAAGCACTCAAGCTATTGAAAGCGAAACGCTGGGATTACGTAGTACTTCAAGAGCAAAGTACCTTACCGATTACCAATCCCAAGGAAATGTACAAGTACGCCAGTCTGTTTGATGCCGAAATCAAGCGAGTTAATTCCCAAACAGTGTTCTACTTGACTTGGGCAAAGCAAAACCAACCAGAAACGCAACAAATATTGACCGATTCATATATGACAATTGCCAAAGAACTGAAAGCCAAAGTTGCACCTGTTGGAATAGCTTGGCAAAAAGTTCAGAAAGCTAATCCGAAATTAAACCTTTATAGTCCAGATGAAAGCCACCCTAGTCCTATTGGCTCATACATAGCAGCATGTGTATTTTATACAATATTTTACCAAAATACTGCGGTAGGATTAAGTCGTCGTATATACAGTAGCCAGTTTAGTACTCCACAAGAAGGCAACAGACTTGAATTGGAAAGTTTAAGTGAAACAGATGCTGAAATAATTCAAAATTTGGTTGAGTACATTGTCAGAAAGATTTAA
- a CDS encoding DUF2358 domain-containing protein gives MNIIEILKEDYQRFPVNQTYSIYAPDVYFQDPLNKFRGVRRYKQMINFIQTWFLDPKMDLHNIQRLGDTIKTEWTLSWNTPLPWKPRISIPGWSELGLNSDGLIVSHVDYWNCSRLDVVKQHLSKQNSGVRSQNSE, from the coding sequence ATGAATATCATTGAAATTCTCAAAGAAGACTATCAAAGATTCCCAGTAAATCAAACTTACAGCATTTACGCTCCAGACGTTTATTTTCAAGATCCACTAAATAAATTTCGTGGCGTTAGACGTTACAAACAGATGATTAATTTTATCCAAACTTGGTTTTTAGATCCCAAGATGGACTTACATAATATTCAACGTTTAGGAGACACAATAAAAACTGAGTGGACACTCAGTTGGAATACTCCTCTCCCCTGGAAGCCACGGATCTCTATTCCTGGTTGGAGTGAATTAGGTCTTAACTCTGATGGTTTGATTGTCTCCCATGTCGATTATTGGAATTGTTCACGGTTAGACGTGGTGAAGCAGCATTTATCAAAGCAGAATTCAGGAGTCAGGAGTCAGAATTCAGAATGA
- the bchM gene encoding magnesium protoporphyrin IX methyltransferase — MNAADDKTIVREYFNSTGFDRWKRIYGDGEVNKVQLDIRNGHQQTVDTVLGWLKADNNLSELSICDAGCGVGSLSIPLAVDGAKVYATDISEKMVEEGKDRAKQTLGNAENPTFAVQDLESLSGSYHTVICLDVLIHYPQEKADEMISHLCSLAQSRIILSFAPKTCALSILKKIGSFFPGPSKATRAYLHREADVVKILESNGFSLQRKAMTKTRFYFSRLLEATRN, encoded by the coding sequence ATGAACGCAGCCGACGATAAAACGATTGTTCGCGAGTATTTCAATTCCACAGGGTTTGACCGTTGGAAGCGAATCTACGGCGATGGCGAAGTCAACAAAGTCCAACTAGACATCCGCAATGGACACCAGCAAACCGTGGATACAGTTCTCGGCTGGCTGAAGGCTGATAACAATTTATCAGAGCTATCAATCTGTGATGCAGGGTGTGGTGTTGGTAGTCTCAGCATCCCTCTAGCGGTAGATGGTGCTAAAGTCTATGCCACCGATATTTCTGAAAAAATGGTCGAAGAAGGCAAGGATAGAGCTAAACAAACTTTGGGAAATGCTGAAAATCCAACTTTTGCTGTGCAAGATTTGGAATCATTGAGTGGTAGTTACCATACCGTTATTTGCTTGGATGTTCTCATCCACTACCCCCAAGAAAAAGCGGATGAGATGATTTCTCACCTCTGTTCTTTGGCACAGTCGCGGATAATTCTCAGTTTTGCGCCGAAGACCTGCGCCCTAAGTATACTCAAGAAAATTGGCAGTTTCTTTCCCGGGCCAAGTAAAGCGACTCGTGCATATTTGCATCGTGAGGCTGATGTGGTGAAAATCTTGGAAAGTAATGGCTTTTCATTGCAACGAAAAGCGATGACAAAGACTCGTTTCTATTTTTCCCGCCTACTTGAAGCTACACGCAACTAA
- a CDS encoding leucine zipper domain-containing protein produces the protein MTPEEIAGTLTELFGTSAVAAIAPGSWQVDTSTFRLLVLLSEDNTWLRVLLPILPIQEAQPFLEQFLEANFDDTQEVRYALYEGVIYGVFQHNSSTLVGADFSNAINRLVSLHEAGLDNVFNRLVESRIRQIVQAAKQQGQSLQATMQTLERFYAEGLMGEINQTSEAREKVLAAWRRQLEKLWNED, from the coding sequence ATGACACCAGAAGAAATTGCGGGTACGCTAACAGAATTATTTGGCACATCGGCTGTTGCTGCTATCGCTCCTGGCTCGTGGCAAGTAGACACTTCTACTTTTCGACTGTTGGTGCTGCTTTCCGAAGATAATACTTGGTTGCGAGTTTTACTACCTATTCTGCCTATCCAAGAAGCCCAACCATTTTTAGAACAGTTTCTAGAAGCCAACTTTGATGACACTCAAGAAGTACGTTACGCTTTGTATGAAGGGGTGATTTATGGAGTATTTCAACATAACAGTAGCACTTTAGTGGGTGCAGATTTCTCCAATGCAATCAATCGACTTGTATCTCTCCATGAGGCTGGATTAGATAATGTTTTTAATCGACTAGTTGAAAGCCGTATCCGGCAAATTGTTCAGGCAGCAAAACAGCAAGGACAATCTCTGCAAGCTACTATGCAAACCTTGGAACGCTTTTATGCAGAAGGATTGATGGGTGAAATAAATCAAACCTCAGAGGCGCGAGAAAAAGTTCTAGCTGCTTGGCGGCGTCAGTTAGAAAAGTTATGGAATGAAGATTGA
- a CDS encoding type II toxin-antitoxin system Phd/YefM family antitoxin, whose amino-acid sequence MQQINLAEASQNLPDLIEAAISGEEIIIIKDNQPLVKLTPVSPVKRRPKYGSAKGLVTISDDFDEPLEDFKEYME is encoded by the coding sequence ATGCAGCAAATTAATTTAGCTGAAGCATCTCAAAACTTACCCGACTTAATTGAAGCAGCAATCAGTGGTGAGGAAATTATTATCATCAAAGATAATCAACCTTTGGTGAAGTTAACTCCTGTGTCGCCAGTTAAACGCCGTCCTAAGTATGGTAGTGCCAAGGGACTTGTGACAATATCTGATGACTTTGATGAACCACTGGAAGATTTTAAGGAATATATGGAATGA
- a CDS encoding GDSL-type esterase/lipase family protein: MDSIHLPEVRICFVGDSFVNGTGDSECLGWTGRVCANANKKGYDITYYNLGIRRDTSTDIAKRWLQEVSLRLPKEYDGRVVFSFGLNDTTVENGKTRVDLVDSIKNASEILSKAQKLYPVLMVGPAPYAEQKDGQRTNRNTDLSKQFALICNELNIPYLDLFPILEKSNIWINEARANDGVHPRAGGYAEFAQIVENWDAWLNWFPLT; encoded by the coding sequence ATGGATTCAATACATCTACCAGAAGTAAGAATTTGTTTTGTTGGTGACTCCTTCGTTAACGGCACTGGCGACTCAGAATGTCTTGGTTGGACAGGGAGAGTATGTGCTAATGCTAATAAAAAAGGTTATGACATTACTTACTATAATTTAGGGATTAGGCGTGATACGAGTACTGATATAGCAAAGCGTTGGTTACAGGAAGTATCACTTCGTTTGCCCAAAGAATATGATGGCAGAGTTGTGTTTTCTTTTGGATTGAATGACACAACAGTAGAAAATGGTAAAACTCGCGTAGATTTGGTAGATTCTATCAAAAATGCCAGTGAAATTTTAAGTAAAGCTCAAAAGTTATATCCTGTTTTGATGGTTGGCCCTGCACCCTACGCAGAACAAAAAGATGGTCAAAGAACGAACAGAAATACTGATTTATCTAAACAGTTTGCTTTAATTTGCAATGAATTGAATATACCTTATTTAGACCTTTTTCCGATATTAGAAAAATCAAATATCTGGATTAATGAAGCAAGAGCTAATGATGGTGTTCATCCAAGAGCAGGCGGTTATGCAGAATTTGCCCAAATCGTGGAAAATTGGGACGCTTGGTTAAATTGGTTTCCTCTCACTTAA
- a CDS encoding HupE/UreJ family protein, with the protein MFKTKLSQSHAWGEFSTLRLMHRHIGAIAVLILISLLSSLSGTPDRHTISNCWEAFLWGLADPVIGLDCLVGVVAIGLLSSVFVRGAAIAGCFVLAAILGIVIHLFQLNLPGIEIAIAISTIVFSTMLMMPNQPNFIVLALVGVSAGLFQGYADAESIIGAGMMPLIAYILGMTLTLFTVAMSAREIGSAMGMGEIDQILPWKISIAGFAFCAIGIVFLSNSII; encoded by the coding sequence ATGTTCAAAACTAAATTATCACAATCCCATGCTTGGGGCGAATTTTCCACCTTGAGGTTAATGCATCGTCATATTGGGGCGATCGCAGTTTTAATTTTAATTAGCTTACTGAGTTCATTGAGTGGAACACCAGATCGTCATACCATCTCTAACTGCTGGGAAGCTTTTCTCTGGGGATTGGCAGATCCAGTAATTGGCTTGGATTGTTTAGTTGGTGTTGTTGCTATTGGCTTACTCTCATCTGTGTTTGTTCGTGGCGCTGCGATCGCTGGATGTTTTGTCTTAGCAGCAATCTTGGGGATTGTAATTCATTTATTCCAGCTAAATTTACCAGGCATAGAAATAGCGATCGCCATTTCTACCATCGTTTTTAGTACCATGTTGATGATGCCAAATCAACCAAACTTTATAGTACTTGCTCTGGTGGGTGTTAGTGCTGGTTTATTTCAGGGTTACGCTGATGCTGAATCTATTATTGGCGCAGGAATGATGCCATTAATTGCCTATATACTAGGCATGACCTTAACTCTGTTTACGGTTGCCATGAGTGCCAGAGAAATTGGTAGTGCAATGGGTATGGGAGAAATAGACCAAATTTTACCCTGGAAAATTAGCATTGCTGGCTTCGCTTTTTGTGCGATCGGCATTGTGTTTTTGAGCAATTCAATAATCTAA